A genome region from Deltaproteobacteria bacterium includes the following:
- a CDS encoding YraN family protein: MVRDRRLDAGRAAERVAVRYLRRKGLRIVARNVRLPSGEIDIVARDGDTLVFVEVRCRASGRWGTALDAIGPAKQHQVARVAEAYLTRHPASACRFDVVGVTGDVVVHIEDAFRPDDRAFARTW, encoded by the coding sequence ATGGTGCGGGATCGTCGGCTGGACGCTGGACGGGCCGCGGAGCGGGTCGCGGTCCGCTATCTGCGGCGCAAGGGGCTGCGCATCGTCGCGCGCAACGTGCGCCTCCCCTCCGGAGAGATCGACATCGTCGCGCGCGATGGGGACACGCTGGTGTTCGTGGAGGTCCGCTGCCGCGCGTCCGGCCGCTGGGGAACCGCTCTCGATGCGATCGGCCCGGCCAAGCAGCACCAGGTCGCACGGGTCGCCGAGGCATATCTCACGCGGCATCCGGCGTCCGCGTGTCGGTTCGACGTCGTCGGCGTCACCGGCGACGTCGTCGTCCACATCGAAGACGCATTTCGCCCCGACGACCGCGCGTTCGCGCGCACATGGTGA
- a CDS encoding TMEM165/GDT1 family protein produces MAWKLFASTFAAIFVAEIGDKTQLAAFALAGGTSSRWTVFAAASLALVATTAIAVIAGAAVGRYVPAIWLRRGAGVLFVAMGLVFLWTAPPAEHPDERAQAADRQAAARGE; encoded by the coding sequence ATGGCATGGAAGCTGTTCGCGTCCACCTTCGCCGCCATCTTCGTCGCCGAGATCGGCGACAAGACCCAGTTGGCCGCGTTCGCGCTCGCGGGCGGCACATCGTCGCGGTGGACCGTGTTCGCCGCCGCGTCGCTGGCGCTCGTCGCCACGACCGCGATCGCCGTGATCGCGGGCGCGGCGGTCGGCCGCTACGTGCCCGCGATCTGGCTGCGCCGCGGAGCCGGCGTCCTGTTCGTCGCCATGGGACTCGTGTTCTTGTGGACCGCGCCGCCGGCCGAACACCCCGACGAGCGGGCGCAGGCAGCCGACCGCCAGGCGGCCGCGCGCGGCGAATGA
- a CDS encoding 50S ribosomal protein L19, whose translation MSAPHPVIQDIEKEYRRDKKLPDFRPGDTIKVWVKIREGDKTRLQAFEGVCIKRTRGGARASFTVRKISYGVGVERIFPFYSPNVEKVEVRARGRVRRSKLYYLRELRGKAARIRERVYDRAKAKAQAEAEARAEAAAEQAAAEAQAVAEAQAAGDAADSE comes from the coding sequence ATGTCCGCTCCGCACCCCGTCATCCAGGATATCGAGAAGGAATACCGGCGCGACAAGAAGCTGCCGGACTTCCGCCCCGGCGACACCATCAAGGTGTGGGTCAAGATCCGGGAAGGCGACAAGACGCGCCTGCAGGCGTTCGAGGGCGTGTGCATCAAGCGCACCCGCGGGGGGGCGCGCGCATCGTTTACCGTCCGCAAGATCAGCTACGGCGTCGGCGTCGAGCGCATCTTCCCGTTCTATTCGCCGAACGTCGAGAAGGTCGAGGTGCGCGCCCGCGGTCGCGTGCGGCGGTCCAAGCTCTACTACCTGCGCGAGCTGCGCGGCAAGGCGGCGCGGATTCGCGAGCGGGTGTACGACCGCGCCAAGGCCAAGGCCCAGGCGGAGGCCGAAGCGCGGGCGGAAGCCGCTGCCGAGCAGGCCGCCGCCGAGGCGCAGGCCGTTGCCGAGGCGCAGGCCGCCGGCGACGCGGCGGACTCGGAGTAG
- the trmD gene encoding tRNA (guanosine(37)-N1)-methyltransferase TrmD: protein MKFTVVTLFPDMFASFLDASLLGKARAAGLVEVEFVDPRAFATDKHRTVDDAPYGGGPGMVMMAPPVLAAIESAPGAHRILLSPAGAPLSQRRVRELAALDHILLVCGRYEGIDARIAPAIDEELSIGAFVLSGGEPAAMAVIDAVSRYVPGVLGEASSVDEESFSEPLLEYPHYTRPAKVRGVRVPEVLQSGNHAAIAAWRRARAVERTLARRPDLLLRGLAARAGATYVCLVHHPVLDAGGRTITTSITNLDIHDIARSATTYGLAGYYVITPIAAQRDMVARVIANWQDGAAREAKRGVALAAVRAVASLDDALADIARRHGKRRPWVVATSARERPDAVPVPVPADPDAPLALVFGTGHGLADSVFSLSDQVLTPIVGPSEFRHLSVRTAVGVYLDRFFGKRAP, encoded by the coding sequence GTGAAGTTCACGGTCGTCACCCTGTTTCCCGACATGTTCGCGTCGTTTCTCGACGCATCGCTGCTCGGCAAGGCGCGCGCCGCCGGCCTCGTCGAGGTCGAGTTCGTCGACCCGCGCGCATTCGCCACCGACAAGCACCGCACCGTCGACGACGCGCCGTATGGCGGCGGCCCCGGGATGGTGATGATGGCGCCGCCGGTGCTCGCTGCCATCGAGTCGGCCCCCGGCGCACACCGCATCTTGCTGTCGCCGGCAGGCGCACCGCTGTCGCAACGCCGCGTGCGCGAACTCGCGGCGCTCGACCACATCTTGCTGGTGTGCGGCCGCTACGAGGGCATCGACGCCCGCATCGCGCCGGCGATCGACGAGGAACTGTCGATCGGGGCCTTCGTGCTGTCCGGCGGTGAGCCCGCGGCGATGGCCGTCATCGACGCGGTGTCGCGCTACGTGCCCGGCGTGCTCGGCGAGGCGTCGTCCGTCGACGAGGAGTCGTTCTCCGAGCCGCTGCTCGAGTACCCGCACTACACGCGGCCGGCAAAGGTGCGCGGTGTGCGCGTGCCCGAGGTGTTGCAATCCGGCAACCACGCGGCCATCGCGGCATGGCGGCGGGCGCGCGCGGTGGAACGCACGCTGGCGCGGCGGCCCGACTTGTTGCTGCGCGGGCTCGCGGCGCGGGCCGGGGCGACGTACGTGTGCCTCGTCCACCACCCGGTGCTGGATGCCGGCGGCCGCACGATCACGACGTCCATCACGAACCTCGACATTCACGACATCGCGCGATCGGCGACGACGTACGGCCTCGCCGGCTACTACGTGATCACGCCGATCGCCGCGCAGCGGGACATGGTCGCGCGCGTCATCGCGAACTGGCAGGACGGAGCAGCTCGCGAGGCCAAGCGCGGCGTGGCGCTCGCGGCGGTGCGGGCGGTCGCGAGCCTGGACGACGCGCTGGCCGACATCGCGCGCCGCCACGGCAAGCGGCGCCCGTGGGTGGTGGCGACGTCGGCCCGGGAGCGGCCCGATGCGGTGCCCGTGCCGGTCCCGGCGGATCCCGACGCGCCGCTCGCGCTCGTGTTCGGGACGGGCCACGGCCTCGCCGACTCCGTGTTTTCGTTGTCAGATCAAGTGCTTACGCCGATCGTCGGCCCCTCGGAATTCCGCCACCTGTCCGTGCGGACCGCAGTCGGCGTCTACCTCGATCGTTTCTTTGGAAAAAGGGCTCCCTGA
- the rimM gene encoding 16S rRNA processing protein RimM yields the protein MADDRLLLIGYVARAHGVRGELRVHLHNPESETLYAVATVYLDGEPYAVASARAGTRGAVLLAVDGVADRDRAEALKGAAVAVDRADVPLAPGEVFEVDLIGCAVELVDGTPWGRIEAVIPGAQDRLVIRDGDVERELPLVRGALVVDIDLDRRRVVVDPPEGLPEVRR from the coding sequence ATGGCCGACGACCGCCTCCTGCTCATCGGCTACGTCGCGCGCGCCCACGGAGTGCGGGGCGAGCTGCGCGTCCACCTGCACAACCCGGAAAGCGAAACGCTCTACGCCGTCGCGACCGTCTACCTCGACGGCGAACCCTATGCGGTCGCGAGCGCGCGGGCCGGGACGCGCGGGGCCGTGTTGCTCGCCGTCGACGGCGTCGCCGACCGCGACCGCGCCGAGGCGCTCAAGGGGGCGGCGGTCGCGGTCGATCGCGCCGACGTGCCGCTGGCGCCGGGGGAGGTCTTCGAGGTCGACCTCATCGGTTGCGCCGTCGAGCTGGTCGACGGCACGCCGTGGGGGCGCATCGAGGCGGTCATCCCCGGCGCGCAGGATCGGCTCGTCATACGGGACGGCGACGTCGAGCGCGAACTGCCGCTCGTCCGCGGCGCCCTCGTCGTCGACATCGACCTCGACCGGCGCCGGGTCGTCGTGGATCCGCCGGAGGGGTTGCCCGAGGTGCGCCGGTGA
- a CDS encoding KH domain-containing protein, whose protein sequence is MPAPDLIELIRYLAKGLVDRPEEVRVELVEERNANVYEIEVADEDLGKVIGRGGKTARAIRQVVGAAAPRSRKRILVEILE, encoded by the coding sequence ATGCCGGCCCCCGATCTGATCGAACTCATCCGCTACCTGGCCAAGGGGCTGGTCGACCGGCCGGAGGAAGTCCGCGTCGAGCTCGTCGAGGAGCGCAACGCGAACGTCTACGAGATCGAGGTCGCCGACGAAGACCTCGGCAAGGTCATCGGCCGCGGCGGCAAGACCGCGCGCGCCATCCGCCAGGTCGTCGGCGCCGCTGCGCCGCGGTCGCGCAAGCGCATTCTCGTCGAGATCCTCGAGTAG
- a CDS encoding 30S ribosomal protein S16: MAVSIRLARQGAKKRPFYRIVAADRRKPRDGRFIEQIGYYDPRAKVVHLDQERYGYWLSTGAQPTDTVRNLARKLQAAAAE; encoded by the coding sequence ATGGCAGTCTCGATCCGATTGGCCCGCCAGGGCGCCAAGAAGAGGCCGTTTTACCGCATCGTCGCGGCCGACCGGCGCAAACCGCGCGACGGCCGGTTCATCGAGCAGATCGGGTATTACGATCCGCGCGCCAAGGTCGTTCACCTCGACCAGGAACGCTACGGCTACTGGTTGTCGACCGGCGCCCAGCCGACCGACACCGTTCGCAACCTCGCCCGCAAGCTGCAGGCCGCGGCTGCGGAGTAG
- a CDS encoding septal ring lytic transglycosylase RlpA family protein, with protein MRQVANAARAVCTGGRRRACHGRRLIVSATVALAVAAAPACGGAQAHPPARRGAVTRGLAAWYGAKFHGRRTASGERFDRRALTAAHRTLPFGTRVRVTNLANGRSVIVRINDRGPYGRRNRIIDVSEAAARRLGMLRSGVARVEIVVVELGDGRGARRRAGKRR; from the coding sequence ATGCGACAAGTAGCGAACGCGGCGCGCGCAGTCTGCACCGGGGGCCGGCGACGGGCATGCCACGGGCGGCGACTGATTGTATCAGCAACCGTTGCGCTCGCGGTGGCCGCGGCGCCGGCGTGCGGCGGCGCCCAGGCCCACCCGCCGGCGCGGCGCGGCGCGGTGACGCGCGGACTGGCCGCGTGGTACGGGGCAAAGTTTCACGGGCGCCGGACCGCGTCCGGCGAGCGGTTCGACCGCCGCGCGCTCACCGCCGCCCACCGCACGTTGCCGTTCGGCACGCGCGTTCGAGTCACCAACCTCGCCAACGGCCGGTCGGTGATCGTGCGGATCAACGACCGCGGCCCGTACGGGCGGCGCAATCGCATCATCGACGTGTCGGAAGCGGCGGCGCGCCGCCTCGGGATGCTGCGGTCGGGGGTCGCGCGGGTCGAGATCGTCGTCGTCGAGCTCGGCGACGGACGCGGCGCCCGCCGCCGCGCGGGCAAGCGGCGATGA
- a CDS encoding ABC transporter ATP-binding protein → MIELAHVTVRYGSVEALSDVTATIEGRVIGLLGPNGAGKSTLLKVLLGLTEFSGDARVWDLSCRTDALRIRDRIGYMPERDSYLADLNAVEMCAYAGELGGLPRHEAMQRAHEALYYAGLEDKRYLPVAGYSTGLKQRVKLAQALVHDPKLLFLDEPTNGLDPRARDEMLALIEDLPARRGCTVVLSTHLLADVDRVCDAVAILQSGHIRYSGSIAALRSGGGDGVYDVGVKRDAPALAQRLAAAGCRVDVRDPLHLEVALPAGADARLVLHHARDAGVQVRHIAPRTVSLETAFLREIGAAP, encoded by the coding sequence ATGATCGAGTTGGCCCACGTGACCGTGCGCTACGGCTCGGTGGAGGCGTTGTCGGACGTCACCGCAACGATCGAAGGGCGCGTCATCGGGTTGCTCGGTCCCAACGGCGCCGGCAAGTCCACGTTGCTGAAGGTGCTGCTCGGTCTCACGGAGTTCTCCGGCGACGCGCGCGTGTGGGACCTGTCGTGCCGCACCGACGCGCTGCGCATCCGCGACCGCATCGGCTACATGCCGGAGCGCGACTCGTACCTGGCCGACCTCAACGCCGTCGAGATGTGCGCGTACGCGGGCGAACTCGGCGGGTTGCCGCGACACGAGGCGATGCAGCGCGCGCACGAGGCGCTGTACTACGCAGGGCTCGAGGACAAGCGGTACCTGCCGGTGGCCGGTTACTCGACCGGGCTCAAGCAGCGGGTGAAGCTCGCGCAGGCGCTCGTGCACGATCCGAAGCTGCTGTTCCTCGACGAGCCGACCAACGGTCTCGACCCGCGGGCGCGCGACGAGATGCTCGCACTGATCGAGGATCTGCCCGCGCGGCGCGGCTGCACCGTCGTGCTGTCGACGCATCTTCTGGCCGACGTGGACCGCGTGTGCGACGCGGTCGCCATCCTGCAGTCCGGACACATCCGCTACTCGGGCTCGATCGCCGCTTTGCGATCGGGCGGCGGCGACGGCGTCTACGACGTGGGCGTCAAGCGCGATGCGCCCGCGCTGGCGCAGCGCCTCGCGGCCGCGGGCTGCCGCGTCGACGTGCGCGATCCGCTGCACCTGGAAGTGGCCCTCCCCGCGGGCGCCGACGCGCGGCTCGTGCTGCACCACGCGCGCGACGCCGGCGTACAGGTGCGACACATCGCGCCGCGCACGGTGTCGCTGGAGACCGCGTTTTTGCGCGAGATCGGAGCCGCACCGTGA
- a CDS encoding ABC transporter ATP-binding protein has protein sequence MTGVDSAAAIAFDHCSKWYGQVLGLSDVSWSTGAGVVGLLGPNGAGKSTFIKLVAGLMRPSRGRCTVFGQPPAASRDARARIGYAPEHDRAWDELTALEFVAALAELAGVPRRAARRRAEDALASVGMADAMHRRIAGFSKGMRQRTKLAQALVHDPDLLLLDEPLTGVDPLARRDLISRIRDLGAAGKTVVVSSHVLPEVQAITDTVLVLHRGRVLAEGNVMRIRELIDRHPHRIRVACDRPRELAAAVVRADHVVRLSLEDGAVVVETRAPDACYDLLADAICELDIAVTALSSPDNNLAAVFAYLTDDRGATA, from the coding sequence ATGACCGGCGTCGACTCCGCGGCAGCGATCGCCTTCGACCACTGCTCGAAGTGGTACGGGCAGGTGCTCGGCCTGTCGGACGTGTCCTGGTCGACCGGCGCCGGGGTCGTCGGCCTGCTCGGCCCCAACGGCGCTGGCAAGTCGACGTTCATCAAGCTCGTCGCCGGCCTGATGCGACCCTCGCGCGGACGCTGCACCGTGTTCGGACAACCGCCCGCGGCGTCGCGCGACGCCCGCGCGCGGATCGGCTACGCGCCGGAGCACGACCGCGCGTGGGACGAGCTGACTGCACTCGAGTTCGTCGCCGCGCTCGCCGAACTCGCCGGCGTGCCCCGGCGCGCCGCCCGCCGCCGCGCCGAGGACGCGCTCGCCAGCGTCGGCATGGCCGACGCGATGCACCGGCGCATCGCCGGCTTCTCCAAGGGCATGCGCCAGCGCACGAAGCTGGCCCAGGCGCTCGTCCACGATCCGGACCTGCTGCTGCTCGACGAGCCGCTCACCGGCGTGGACCCGCTCGCGCGGCGCGACCTGATCTCCCGCATCCGCGACCTCGGCGCCGCGGGCAAGACGGTCGTCGTGTCGAGCCACGTGTTGCCCGAGGTCCAGGCGATCACCGACACGGTGCTCGTGCTCCACCGCGGCCGCGTACTCGCCGAGGGCAACGTGATGCGCATTCGCGAATTGATCGACCGCCACCCGCATCGCATTCGGGTCGCGTGCGATCGGCCGCGCGAGTTGGCCGCCGCCGTCGTGCGCGCCGACCACGTCGTGCGGCTCTCGCTCGAGGACGGCGCGGTGGTCGTCGAGACGCGCGCGCCGGACGCCTGCTACGACCTGCTCGCCGACGCGATCTGCGAACTCGACATCGCGGTGACGGCGCTGTCGTCCCCCGACAACAATCTGGCGGCGGTGTTCGCGTACCTCACCGACGACCGGGGGGCAACGGCGTGA
- a CDS encoding peroxiredoxin, whose protein sequence is MEGKGFRDRIREFDSKNTVVYGVSFDTVDENRAFAEKFSFPFLLLCDTDRTIGLAYGAADAPDAGYAKRISYLIGPDGTIERVYESVDVNAHPAQVLADIG, encoded by the coding sequence ATCGAGGGCAAGGGATTCCGGGACCGAATCCGCGAGTTCGACAGCAAGAACACGGTCGTCTACGGCGTGTCGTTCGACACGGTCGACGAAAACCGCGCGTTCGCCGAAAAGTTTTCGTTTCCGTTTCTGCTGCTGTGCGACACGGACCGCACCATCGGCCTGGCCTATGGCGCCGCCGACGCGCCGGACGCGGGCTACGCGAAGCGCATCTCGTACCTCATCGGCCCCGACGGGACGATCGAACGGGTGTACGAGTCGGTCGACGTGAACGCACATCCGGCCCAGGTGCTCGCCGACATCGGATAG
- a CDS encoding sensor histidine kinase, with product MVAAPSQLRRLSLPVALLAAAALAAAAVAAAGAHHTAAVARQFAARDRARLARQAAARIGATLADVRHRFGDPTARAAAEVDATTDPAALHARLAAWLTDDDRAAGIHLLVHDGRGRVLATDDLAPAAAAAAHAGHRHRVAAHGGGYGVCDACLRHGGDLTFDTPLASGLRLSVNIDAAALAAAALADLRGEGDAGDDSGAWVVGPDGAVLYAAGARPAPPRDGAATRAVAAVPGTGGAWSVVAAASDAALAAPVTAAAHRLGAIAAVAILLVAGAAAWLLWSERRHARQRVEMVRALAHQEQLATVGVMASSIAHEINNALMVVSASAALLLHRARDDEREDVAALERSIERIRRIAARLSRASRRDPGPPGPVSVAAAVDDAIETTAPALRAGPSVRVDLAAGVDCVAGYPGELAQVLVNLILNARAAMDGRTGAIVVRAAPAGGGVEIDVDDDGPGIAAGAMDHLFEPFFTTKPPGEGTGLGLWISRQLIERAGGTLHAANRDGGGARFTIWLPAYRAGAAERAPAGAAVGERLAGRCA from the coding sequence GTGGTCGCAGCGCCGTCGCAACTCCGCCGTCTGTCGTTGCCGGTCGCTCTGCTCGCCGCGGCCGCGCTCGCGGCCGCGGCCGTCGCGGCCGCCGGCGCACACCACACGGCGGCGGTCGCCCGCCAGTTCGCCGCGCGCGACCGAGCGCGCCTCGCTCGCCAGGCGGCGGCGCGCATCGGTGCGACGCTCGCGGACGTCCGGCACCGGTTCGGCGACCCGACGGCCCGCGCGGCGGCGGAGGTCGATGCCACGACCGACCCGGCCGCGCTGCACGCGCGGCTGGCCGCGTGGCTCACCGACGACGATCGCGCCGCCGGCATTCACCTGCTGGTGCACGACGGGCGGGGGCGGGTGCTCGCGACCGACGACCTCGCCCCGGCCGCGGCGGCCGCGGCGCACGCCGGCCACCGGCACCGGGTCGCCGCGCACGGCGGCGGCTACGGCGTGTGCGACGCATGTCTCCGCCACGGCGGCGACCTCACGTTCGACACGCCGCTGGCGTCGGGCCTGCGGCTGTCGGTCAACATCGACGCCGCGGCCCTGGCCGCCGCCGCGCTCGCCGACTTGCGCGGCGAGGGCGACGCGGGCGACGACAGCGGCGCGTGGGTCGTCGGCCCGGATGGCGCCGTGTTGTACGCCGCCGGCGCGCGACCCGCTCCGCCGCGCGACGGCGCCGCGACCCGCGCCGTCGCCGCCGTGCCGGGGACGGGCGGCGCGTGGTCGGTCGTCGCCGCGGCGAGCGACGCGGCGCTCGCCGCCCCGGTGACGGCGGCCGCGCACCGGCTCGGCGCGATCGCCGCGGTCGCGATCCTGCTGGTCGCTGGCGCGGCTGCGTGGCTCCTGTGGTCCGAGCGGCGCCACGCGCGGCAGCGGGTCGAGATGGTGCGCGCGTTGGCCCATCAGGAACAACTCGCGACCGTGGGCGTGATGGCGTCGAGCATCGCGCACGAGATCAACAACGCGTTGATGGTCGTGTCGGCGAGCGCCGCGTTGTTGTTGCACCGCGCGCGCGACGACGAGCGAGAGGACGTCGCAGCGCTCGAGCGGTCGATCGAGCGCATCCGGCGCATCGCCGCGCGACTGTCCCGCGCGAGCCGGCGCGATCCGGGGCCGCCGGGCCCGGTGTCCGTCGCGGCCGCGGTCGACGATGCGATCGAGACGACGGCGCCCGCGCTGCGCGCCGGACCCTCGGTTCGCGTCGATCTCGCCGCCGGCGTCGACTGTGTCGCCGGCTATCCCGGCGAACTGGCACAAGTCCTCGTCAACTTGATCCTCAACGCGCGCGCCGCGATGGACGGCCGCACCGGCGCGATCGTCGTCCGCGCGGCCCCCGCAGGCGGCGGCGTCGAGATCGACGTCGACGACGACGGGCCGGGCATCGCGGCCGGCGCGATGGACCATCTGTTCGAGCCGTTTTTCACGACGAAGCCTCCCGGCGAGGGGACTGGGCTCGGCTTGTGGATCTCGCGGCAGTTGATCGAGCGCGCCGGCGGGACGCTACACGCCGCCAACCGCGACGGCGGCGGCGCGCGATTCACGATCTGGCTGCCGGCCTATCGCGCAGGCGCAGCCGAGCGCGCACCCGCCGGCGCCGCGGTAGGCGAACGACTCGCCGGACGTTGCGCCTAG
- a CDS encoding pyridoxal-phosphate dependent enzyme, translating into MVPRGRRRAACYRRCVLRQTPVVARGALYFKLENLQVTGSFKARGAWRKLRAMPAEVRARGVVAASAGNHGQGLAYAARHVGAAVTVYVPETTPAVKRDAIARLGARVVVEGAGYDAAEAAARAAARATGAAFVSPFDDDDVIEGNGGGLADELVAQIPDLARVIAPVGGGGLIAGLVRRLRPRGIDVAGAQPRANCAMYESLRQGRALTHYRGAPTIAEGCEGAVCERTFAAVRDGVAEIGLVSEEAIRAAVAWCYRRLGQIVEPTGAVAVAAVRSGAVAAAPAGATAIVVTGGNVDPDLFEACIAASV; encoded by the coding sequence ATCGTGCCGCGCGGCCGTCGGCGCGCGGCGTGCTACCGTCGGTGCGTGCTTCGGCAGACGCCGGTCGTCGCCCGCGGGGCGCTGTACTTCAAGCTGGAAAACCTCCAGGTCACCGGCTCGTTCAAGGCGCGCGGCGCGTGGCGCAAGCTCCGGGCGATGCCGGCGGAGGTGCGCGCGCGCGGCGTCGTGGCCGCGTCGGCGGGCAACCACGGCCAGGGGCTCGCCTACGCGGCGCGCCACGTCGGCGCGGCCGTGACCGTGTACGTCCCGGAGACCACCCCGGCGGTCAAGCGCGACGCGATCGCGCGGCTCGGCGCGCGAGTCGTCGTCGAGGGCGCCGGCTACGACGCCGCGGAAGCCGCGGCGCGCGCCGCCGCACGCGCGACGGGGGCGGCCTTCGTCTCCCCGTTCGACGACGACGACGTCATCGAGGGCAACGGCGGCGGTCTCGCCGACGAACTCGTCGCCCAGATCCCCGATCTCGCGCGCGTGATCGCTCCCGTCGGCGGCGGCGGCTTGATCGCCGGCCTCGTCCGGCGGCTGCGCCCGCGCGGCATCGACGTCGCCGGCGCGCAGCCGCGCGCGAACTGCGCGATGTACGAGTCGCTGCGACAGGGGCGCGCGCTCACGCACTACCGGGGGGCGCCGACGATCGCCGAGGGGTGCGAGGGGGCGGTGTGCGAGCGCACGTTCGCGGCGGTGCGCGACGGGGTGGCGGAGATCGGGCTCGTGTCGGAGGAGGCCATCCGCGCCGCGGTCGCGTGGTGTTACCGCCGCCTCGGCCAGATCGTCGAGCCGACCGGCGCCGTCGCCGTCGCTGCCGTGCGCTCCGGCGCGGTCGCCGCGGCGCCGGCGGGGGCGACGGCGATCGTCGTCACCGGCGGAAACGTCGACCCGGACCTGTTCGAGGCCTGCATCGCCGCCAGCGTCTGA
- the rimO gene encoding 30S ribosomal protein S12 methylthiotransferase RimO gives MVSLGCPKNRVDTEVMLGAVDRAGYQIVDDPERAEVIVVNTCGFIGPAAEESVDTILELAEYKRAGSCRKLVVTGCLTQRHPDELAAELPEVDHILGSGDFAHIADVLDGRDARRLQVADTPEYLYDHTTPRLPSGPVHSVYVKIAEGCDRPCAFCIIPQLRGPQRSRAVDSVVAEVARLAAAGAREINLVAQDLTRYGVDRPERPTLAQLVRAVARVDGVRWVRLHYTYPTAFTDELIDAIADEPNVAKYVDVPLQHIDDGVLKKMRRGHGGKAARELVDRLRARIPGVVLRTTFITGHPGETDAAFDALCAFVREVEFDHVGVFPFCREQGTVSALLPGRVPRRVAEQRRDALLAIQRDISAAKLRAMVGREIDVLVDGLSDETDLLLQGRWQGQAPEVDGCVYLTDGTAQPGDLVRARVTDSADYDLAASIL, from the coding sequence ATGGTGTCGCTCGGCTGCCCCAAGAACCGGGTCGACACCGAGGTCATGCTCGGCGCGGTGGACCGGGCCGGCTATCAGATCGTCGATGACCCCGAGCGAGCCGAGGTCATCGTCGTCAACACGTGCGGGTTCATCGGACCGGCCGCCGAGGAGAGCGTCGACACAATCCTCGAGCTGGCCGAGTACAAGCGGGCCGGCAGCTGCCGCAAGCTGGTGGTCACCGGCTGCCTGACCCAGCGGCACCCGGACGAACTCGCGGCCGAGTTGCCCGAGGTCGACCACATCCTCGGGTCGGGCGATTTCGCGCACATCGCCGACGTGCTGGACGGCCGCGACGCCCGCCGGCTGCAGGTCGCCGACACGCCCGAGTATCTGTACGACCACACCACGCCGCGGTTGCCGTCGGGCCCGGTCCATTCCGTGTACGTCAAGATCGCCGAGGGATGCGACCGCCCGTGCGCGTTCTGCATCATCCCGCAGCTTCGCGGCCCGCAGCGCAGCCGCGCGGTCGACTCGGTCGTCGCCGAGGTCGCCCGGCTCGCCGCCGCCGGCGCGCGGGAGATCAATCTCGTCGCGCAGGACCTCACCCGCTACGGGGTCGATCGGCCGGAACGGCCGACGCTTGCGCAGCTCGTGCGCGCGGTGGCGCGCGTCGACGGCGTGCGCTGGGTGCGGTTGCATTACACCTACCCGACGGCATTCACGGACGAGCTGATCGACGCGATCGCCGACGAGCCGAACGTCGCCAAGTACGTGGACGTGCCGCTGCAGCACATCGACGACGGCGTGCTCAAGAAGATGCGCCGCGGGCACGGCGGCAAAGCGGCCCGCGAGCTGGTCGACCGGCTGCGGGCGCGGATTCCCGGCGTCGTGTTGCGCACGACGTTCATCACCGGCCATCCGGGCGAGACCGACGCGGCATTCGACGCGCTGTGCGCGTTCGTGCGCGAGGTGGAGTTCGACCACGTCGGCGTGTTTCCGTTCTGCCGCGAGCAGGGCACGGTGTCGGCGCTGCTGCCCGGGCGGGTCCCGCGCCGCGTCGCCGAACAGCGACGGGACGCACTGCTCGCGATCCAACGCGACATCAGCGCCGCGAAACTGCGCGCCATGGTCGGGCGCGAGATCGACGTGCTGGTCGACGGGCTGTCCGACGAGACCGACCTGCTGCTGCAGGGACGCTGGCAGGGGCAGGCGCCGGAGGTGGATGGCTGCGTCTATCTCACCGACGGCACCGCACAGCCGGGCGACCTCGTACGCGCGCGCGTGACCGATTCGGCGGACTACGATCTGGCCGCGTCGATCCTGTGA